One Glycine max cultivar Williams 82 chromosome 4, Glycine_max_v4.0, whole genome shotgun sequence DNA segment encodes these proteins:
- the LOC102660737 gene encoding uncharacterized protein yields the protein MDPVKYIFEKPALTGRIARWQILLSEFDIVYVTQKDIKESSLTDYLAQQPMNDYQPMHPKFSDEDIMAMFKEKVEDEDRDKWVVWFDGSSNALGHGIGAVLVSSDKQCLPFMARLHFDCTNNMAEYEACTLGIRVAIDFMVKLLKVYGDSALVFHQLTGE from the coding sequence ATGGATCCCGTCAAGTACATCTTCGAAAAGCCCGCTCTTACTGGGAGAATAGCTCGGTGGCAGATTCTGTTGTCGGAATTCGATATCGTCTACGTCACTCAGAAGGATATAAAAGAGAGCTCCTTGACAGATTATCTAGCTCAACAACCCATGAATGATTATCAGCCTATGCATCCAAAATTCTCTGACGAAGATATTATGGCCATGTTTAAGGAGaaggttgaagatgaagacAGAGATAAGTGGGTTGTGTGGTTTGATGGTTCGTCTAATGCATTAGGTCATGGaattggggcagtgttggtttCATCGGACAAACAATGTTTGCCTTTCATGGCTAGGTTGCATTTCGACTGTACAAATAATATGGCGGAGTACGAGGCATGCACCCTAGGGATCCGAGTGGCAATCGACTTTATGGTCAAGTTACTCAAAGTATACggggactcagcgttggtaTTTCATCAATTGACAGGTGAATAG